The sequence ATTTTTTCCTGGTCCCCcaattcccccccacccccgttgcTAGTGAGAGAAGTCCCTCCCTCTTTTTGCTGCCATGCAGTTAGTTCAAACATGAAGAAGTCATTCCTAATTATTACCACAGCAGGCAGCGTCATGGGGAATAGGCAGGGCAAAGGGAATGACACTTCTGCTGAGAACAATGGGAGCCCAACTCCTGCCAAAAACCTCAGACATAAATTGAGGTCCACTCAGGTATGAGGGAGTGCATAGAGGAAGGTTAAGTACCAGAGAAGTGCCTTTTAATCTTGGGGAACCTCAGGCTCCTGCTACCATTTGCTTCAGGCTAAACAAGCACCCTGCATAACAGGCTCTGCCTCCATCAAGTCCATTTCATATTGCCCATCTGGACTAATTATTAGCAGGAGCAGaaataacattttgtattttagtttatGAAGTGCTTTCACTTGCACTCATTTGATGTTCACAACAAACCTGTGAAGTgatattatccacattttatagatgaagaaaggtCTAGATAGTGGCAGAGATGACATCTGTATCAGTTAACAGACTTTCTCCTGTACCTGAGAGAATGGAAACTTAAGGACGTCTCTGCCCTTTTGTGGTGGTAGGATGGGGGTGGAGGCAGTAATTGCTAACCTTCTCTatacatcagaatcatctggaggtggtttaaaaaataaaggtgcaTGGGCCTTACTGCAGATGTAACATAGAGAACCCTCAAGTCTGGATACCTGGCAtatgaattttcaaaaaagaaaagctccaCAGTCCGTTCTGATTTGCACCAAAGGTTGAGAAACACTTGCATTCAGAGTTCTTCTAAATGTACTGGAATAGTCTGATGAAGTCTCATGCATCAAAGCCAATAACTACTGCCTGGAGAAAACCAAAGATTTGGACCCTGATCTCCAGGAATTTTTAATCTGGTTGGGATAAAACACGTACACAGAGACTCAACACCCTAAAGACAGGTCTACCAATGTTTAAGACCTGAGTCAGAGTATCTGAGGAGTCCCACAAGAGGCAGAGCAGAAAGAGGCTCACGGAGAGAGGCTGAAATGAACAGCCTCAACAATAGTGAAAGGTTAGTAGGTCCTCTTAGGAAGCCGGCAATGAACAGCATTTCTGGCAGATGtaggaaagggcagaggaggcACGTTTGGGTCAGTGTGGTGACCAGTTTGGCTGGAGCATAGCATTCACGTGAGCAAGATGTGGGAGATAAAGCTGCTCAAATAGAGGTCATTTTGTACAGGGCTTTCCCTGCCAGGCTGAGGAACTTCAGATTGCCCCTCAGTAGTGGATAGATATGGGGGTGGTGGGCACTAAAGCAGAATGTAATCAGACAGGTTTTACAAAGATTGAGTCCAGTGGATTTGTGCAAAAGTTTGGGAAGGGGAAAATGAGATAGAGGAACAATCTGGAAACTAATGAAGTGgtcaggtgtgaggtgataacggTCCAAACAAAGGTGGTAATGGTAAGAATGGAAGGTTGGGACCAGGTTCTAGAAACAGACATGGAAGAAGTTACGGGATTGTTTCATCAGCACTAAAGCAAAAGCATCTCTGGAACCAAATTTCCTGAgttcggtctttttttttttttacattttatttatttatgatagtcacagagagagggagagagagagagagagagagagagaggcagagacacaggcagagggagaagcaggctccatgcaccgggagcccgacgtgggattcgatcccgggtctccaggatcgcgccctgggccaaaggcaggcgccaaaccgctgcaccacccagggatcccctgagttcgGTCTTGATTCTACCACTTATCTGTATAACCACAGGCAGTAACCACCTTTGTGCCTCGTTTCTCCTGcctataaaatggggctaatagggacgcctgggtggctcagcagttgagtgtctaccgtcagctcagggcatgatcccagggtctggggattgagtcccgcgtcaggctccccacaaggagcttgcttctccctctgctgtgtgtctctcatgaatgaatgaatgaatgaatgaatgaaagaaagaaagaaagaaagaaagaaagaaagaaagaaagaaagaaagaaaatggggctAATAGTAACACATACCTCAAAGatgggaagattaaatgaatttgtATAAATTAGAATGTTGCCTGGCTCAGCAAATAGCTATTGGAAGGAACCCAGGATGATGATGGTTCAACAGGTAGCGCTCTTAGTATCACAGCTGTCTGGCATGTTCTCTACTTTCAGAGTGTGACCTGTTGGCGAGCCAAGTTTATGGAGGCCTTTTTTTCCCATGTTCTACGTGGGACCATTGATGTGTCTTCTGACAGGCGTCTCTGTGACCAGCGCTTCTCACCTCTTCTGCATAGCTCCCGCCATGTCCGGCAGCTCACCATCTGCAATATGCTGCAGGGTGCAACTGAGCTGGTGGCTGAGCCCAACCGCAGGGTTCTGGAGACCCTGGCCAGTTCCCTGCACACCCTCAAGTTCCGCCACCTGCTGTTCTCTGATGTGGCTGCTCAGCAGTCACTTCGGCAGCTGCTGCATCAGCTTATTCACCACGGGGCTGTCAGCCAGGTGTCGCTGTACTCCTGGCCTGTGCCTGAGTCAGCCCTTTTCATCCTTATCCTCACCATGAGTGCTGGCTTCTGGCAGCCAGGCCCTGGTGGTCCACCTTGCCGCCTCTGTGGAGAGGCCTCCCGAGGCCGGGCCCCATCCCGAGATGAAGGGTCCCTCCTACTGGGCTCACGCCGGCCTCGCAGGGATGCTGCTGAGCGATGTGCTGCAGCCCTCATGGCATCCCGGCGGAAGAGTGAAGCCAAGCAGACAGCCAGAGCTGCACCCACCACCCGGGTAACACGCCGGAGCACACAAGAGAGCCTGACAGCAGGTGGGACAGACCCTAAGAGGGATCTGCACCCTCCAGCAACCTCCTACGAGGCTCCTGGCACCAAGCAACcaccctctgctccagccaccacctcctctgcctctgcctcctcttcCACATCCTCATCCAAACGGGCTCCAGCTAGCTCAGCCCCACAGTCTAAGCCGCTAAAGCGTTTTAAGCGAGCTGCAGGGAAGAAGGGTCCTCGCACCCGTCAGGGGTCCGGTGCAGAGTCTGAAGACCTGtatgactttgtttttattgtggcTGGTGAGAAGGAGGATGGGGAAGAGATGGAGATCGGGGAAGTGGCTTGTGGAGCTTTGGATGGATCAGATCCCAGCTGCCTGGGGCTTCCAGCACTGGAGGCCTCCCAGCGATTCCGCAGCATTTCCACCTTGGAGCTATTCACAGTTCCGCTCTCCACAGAGGCGGCTCTGACACTGTGCCACCTGCTGAGCTCCTGGGTGTCTCTGGAGAGCCTCACACTCTCCTATAATGGTGAGTGCCCTGCAGGGGCAGGGATGGGTCTCACAGCAGCACCAGTTGTGTGCCCAGTCCTGTGAAGGGGAATAGGGAGTATGATCAGGAAGCTGCAGATGAGGCCCTGCCGCTTCACAGCAGGGCAGAAAGCACATACTTGAAGTAGGGGCAGACTTAGTCCTGGGGAAGAACATGAGGTCTGTAGGCTTGATTTACAGTTATAAACAGGGGTTCCTGAGAGGCAGTGAAAACCTGAAGAGTGGGTACATTTTAGCAATGGTAAGCAATCCATGGGCAGGTGGGAACAATATAGTATatgcaagccccccccccccaatcctaTCAAACCATCTGTACAAAGTGTGTGTACATTTTTTATCAGACCAGCAACCTGTGAAGGAGTTCTCAGTTCTTACCTACCTGGCTGCGCCCAGCTAGGCAAATTTCAACTCTGGGTAAATCCACCAATCTACCCAGGTTGCTGAGCACAGATGGAGAAAATCACACAACTGTGCCAACTGGTGCTACTACACATACATTCAGTCATCAACCTTATATGAATCCTGTGTTTGCAACATTAATTCCCGTTCctcttatttctaaatgtttcccTCTTTCTCAGATGACTACCTCCTGCTTCAGAGAAAGCCATCACATGAACTTCAGCTTATTGTTACCAACCTATTAATTCTATGTCTACACTCCTTTCCTCTTCCACAATAGTAGAGATGGCCATCCTAACCAAGACTAACTCTTTTACCTATGCTCTGGATCCATACCGTCTTACCTTAGGAAAGCTTGTTTCTCAAATGCTAAAGAACTTTTATATACTGCCTATGTGTCTGGCATAATTTAAGTATTCTATTAATTGAATCTTTACAACAACCCTAAGAGGTCAAGTGGCTTGCCGAGGATAACCTCACTAGTAAGTtgtagagccaggattcaaacccaatcGGATTCCAGGATTCCAAGATTTTAAATCACTACTTAATGCTGCCTTCCTTCTCCAGTGAGATGCTAATACATACTTTTCAGTCCTCTTTTATTCTCGGTGGCATTTGCTGCTATGACGCAGTCTTCATGAAATACTCTCATTTCCATTACCTCAAAATCTTTCTTATCCCCCTTTGAAGATTACTTCTCTTATCAATGTTCAGAGTTtctgccattttacattcttccTGATAGTTTTGTCCATTCCCTTGCTTTAAAAGCCAACTATGCTGCAGACTTCCCTATCTATGACACTGGCCCAGATCTTTATCATAAACTCCAGAACCATTTTAGCTGGCTGATTACTAGATATCACTTCATAAACCACAGCTCCCCAACCTGAATGCATCTTCTCCTCCCCATGCTGATCCTCCTCCTATCAGTGACATCACAGCTCTCAGCTGCTCAGAAGACAGCTGGGTTCTTTCTTTTGCACAtctgtttttaagaaatctcAAATCTATCTCTTTAATACCTCTCCAGATCTTTAATTCAAGCTACCATTACTACTTATTTGTATTCATCATTTCAACAGTTCCTGACTCCATACTCACCATATAATTCACTGTCTACACTGTAGCATTTTTTAAGTGCAAagagcattcatttattcactcaaaaacCCTTCATTGGTTTCCTGTCACCATACTTAATATTCTTACAGGTCATTCATGTTCTCACCTCTGCTTACCTTTGTAGAGGCATCTTGaacaaccccccaccccctgtacTTTACACACAAGTCACATTACTTTTCAGTTCTTGAAACCTGTCACCTTCTTCCTTCAGGCCTTTATATATACGGAGTTCTCCCTGCCAGtcactcctctccctccttttaGCCTGTCTCCTTTGTGTTCTTTGGGACTCCACTGGAAAGATTTTACTGATAGAAACCGGACTGGGTACCAAGTACCCATCCTTTGTGCTTCCACAATACTCATACTTCCCCAGTTCCCTTCACACATTTTTGTTCATCAGGCTACACAAGCAGGAGTAAGATCTGTTCACCGTCTAGCAAAAACTGTATTTACTGGGTGCTGGTGAGGTTTTACGGAAGGAATGAATCCACAGGAACTTGCTCAGTCCAAGGGGAGATATTTGCTTTGTGGCCTTAAGCCTCTCCAACCCTTCTGTGAGATGGTTGTCCTTTTTTGGTCTATTCCCCACCCAGTTAATCCTTTAAAGTATTGCCTACTGGGTCATTGTCACTCCCCTGCTTAGATTTCACGAGTTCATTGTGACCTATAAGAGTCCAGAGACTGCTGCTGccctctgggcctgggcctgtCATTCAGCTGGCAGCACAAGATGCCCCACCATGTCCTATCTTGTTTTGTGACTGCCCTTACTGATGCTTGAGGGCATGGCCCAGTATAGTAGACATCAGTTTGCTGGTTACCTGAGGAAAAAGCAAGACAATGGATGAATAGTTgagataaatgattttaaataagcTGATCTAAAACTCAAGAAACTTATCAACATAAATATTTGGAGTGGTCTCTGAATGTTACTCCTGCTGACACTCCCACATGACTGATCTAACTTCTTTCCTGCTATAGGCCTGGGCTCTAACATCTTCCGCCTGCTGGACAGTCTGCGGGCCCTGTCAGGCCAGGCTGGATGCCGCCTCCGTGCCCTGCATCTCAGTGATCTGTTCTCACCACTGCCCATCCTGGAGCTGACACGTGCCATTGTGCGAGCCCTGCCCCTACTGCGGGTCCTCTCTATTCGTGTTGATCACCCCAGCCAGAGGGACAACCCTGCTGTACCAGGGAATGCAGGGCCCACTAGCCACATAATTGGAGATGAGGAGATACCAGGTGAAGCactgcatatgtgtgtgtgtgtgtgtgtgtgtgtgtgtgtgtgtgtccacacaAATGTGCAGGTGCAGTTGTGTGGAGAAGGTAGGAAGACCTCTAGTCCAGGCCTGGCACCACTCATTCCTTAAAGAGGGAATGAAACCCATTCCCTCTTTAGAGCCTGTTATTCAAAGATAACCATGGGCTGGAGAGGGCCCAACCACTATAAGCCCAGTAGGAAGTGACCATGGTAGATCAGTTTCTAGTAAAGTGGTGTAGGTACCTCTTCTGTATATTCCCTTAGATCCAGTATGTTTCCTATGTCACTACTCTGCACACTCATATTTGCTTAGTCTTCCTGAACTAAAGGCTACAGCAGGGCAAAGACTAAATCTCCTATTTAGTGCTTTGCTCCCAGAACCTAGCATAGTACCTAATGTGGAGTACACACTACACTCAATGACAAGTAGATGAATGAGATTTTTTTAGTGAATCTCTAAAGGACAGGATGGGACCTGCTGCGGGAGAAGAGGGATGGCCAGCTAGAATCTTTCCTCCCTACTATATCCAGAAAACTGCCTGGAACAGCTGGAGATGGGATTTCCACGGGGAGCCCAACCAGCCCCACTGCTCTGCTCTGTACTGAAGGCCTCAGGTTCTCTGCAGCAGCTGTCTCTGGATAGTGCCACCTTTGCCTCTCCCCAAGATTTTGGGCTTGTGTTACAGACACTCAAAGGTAGGACCCAGCTGAAATGGTAAAGGGAGGGTAGgagacctccatactgttcttcaGGAAAGCTAAGGCACATGGCCTCTGCCCCCATGCAGAGTACAACCTAGCCCTGAAGAGGCTGAGCTTCCATGACATGAATCTGGCTGACTGTCAGAGCGAGGTGCTCTTTTTGCTACAGAATCTGACTCTTCAAGGTAAGTTCTTTATCCAGAACCTGGAGCATTCCTGGGTCTCCACTGCAGTTCTGCCACAGTCTCACTAAATGAGCAAGCCACTATTCTTTTCTTGCCCTTAtgtcctcacctataaaatgggttAGAGAACCTGCACAATCTTCTTTCTAAAAGGTCCCAAACTCCATTCTTCCTAAACATTGGAAGATTACTCACTTTTAAAGTGCCTCAAGTTTTTCTTACCTTTAAATAGCTGCAGAAATAATGGTGGTGGGAAGGATAAATACGCTGTTTGCCCCTAATCCCCACCCCTGCATAGAGGGAAAAGAGGTGAATGAAGAACTGTTCATGCAGAGAACCTCCCAATAGTGAATATCTGGGCTCAGTCTCTGTTTTGAATCTGATTAGTTCCAGTCTTCCTTGGGGTCTTAGACAAATTCCCTTTTCTGGGCTTCTATAAAAtgttcaccaccaccacccccttgcTAGGGCCAACTGGGGTAGGATG comes from Canis lupus baileyi chromosome 13, mCanLup2.hap1, whole genome shotgun sequence and encodes:
- the LRRC41 gene encoding leucine-rich repeat-containing protein 41 isoform X2; the protein is MAKQSRLEGQRRKSSYGPCPALPGPILQSILPLLNIYYLERIEETALKKGLSTQAIWRRLWDELMKTRPSSLESVTCWRAKFMEAFFSHVLRGTIDVSSDRRLCDQRFSPLLHSSRHVRQLTICNMLQGATELVAEPNRRVLETLASSLHTLKFRHLLFSDVAAQQSLRQLLHQLIHHGAVSQVSLYSWPVPESALFILILTMSAGFWQPGPGGPPCRLCGEASRGRAPSRDEGSLLLGSRRPRRDAAERCAAALMASRRKSEAKQTARAAPTTRVTRRSTQESLTAGGTDPKRDLHPPATSYEAPGTKQPPSAPATTSSASASSSTSSSKRAPASSAPQSKPLKRFKRAAGKKGPRTRQGSGAESEDLYDFVFIVAGEKEDGEEMEIGEVACGALDGSDPSCLGLPALEASQRFRSISTLELFTVPLSTEAALTLCHLLSSWVSLESLTLSYNGLGSNIFRLLDSLRALSGQAGCRLRALHLSDLFSPLPILELTRAIVRALPLLRVLSIRVDHPSQRDNPAVPGNAGPTSHIIGDEEIPENCLEQLEMGFPRGAQPAPLLCSVLKASGSLQQLSLDSATFASPQDFGLVLQTLKEYNLALKRLSFHDMNLADCQSEVLFLLQNLTLQEITFSFCRLFEKRPAQFLPEMVAAMKGNSTLKGLRLPGNRLGNAGLLALADVFSEDSSSSLCQLDISSNCIKPDGLLEFAKRLERWGRGAFGHLRLFQNWLDQDAVTAREAIRRLRATCHVVSDSWDSSQAFADYVSTM
- the LRRC41 gene encoding leucine-rich repeat-containing protein 41 isoform X1; translation: MAAPEAWRARSCWFCEVAAATTMEATSREAAPAKSSASGPSAPPALFELCGRAVSAHMGVLESGVWALPGPILQSILPLLNIYYLERIEETALKKGLSTQAIWRRLWDELMKTRPSSLESVTCWRAKFMEAFFSHVLRGTIDVSSDRRLCDQRFSPLLHSSRHVRQLTICNMLQGATELVAEPNRRVLETLASSLHTLKFRHLLFSDVAAQQSLRQLLHQLIHHGAVSQVSLYSWPVPESALFILILTMSAGFWQPGPGGPPCRLCGEASRGRAPSRDEGSLLLGSRRPRRDAAERCAAALMASRRKSEAKQTARAAPTTRVTRRSTQESLTAGGTDPKRDLHPPATSYEAPGTKQPPSAPATTSSASASSSTSSSKRAPASSAPQSKPLKRFKRAAGKKGPRTRQGSGAESEDLYDFVFIVAGEKEDGEEMEIGEVACGALDGSDPSCLGLPALEASQRFRSISTLELFTVPLSTEAALTLCHLLSSWVSLESLTLSYNGLGSNIFRLLDSLRALSGQAGCRLRALHLSDLFSPLPILELTRAIVRALPLLRVLSIRVDHPSQRDNPAVPGNAGPTSHIIGDEEIPENCLEQLEMGFPRGAQPAPLLCSVLKASGSLQQLSLDSATFASPQDFGLVLQTLKEYNLALKRLSFHDMNLADCQSEVLFLLQNLTLQEITFSFCRLFEKRPAQFLPEMVAAMKGNSTLKGLRLPGNRLGNAGLLALADVFSEDSSSSLCQLDISSNCIKPDGLLEFAKRLERWGRGAFGHLRLFQNWLDQDAVTAREAIRRLRATCHVVSDSWDSSQAFADYVSTM